A window of the Cicer arietinum cultivar CDC Frontier isolate Library 1 chromosome 6, Cicar.CDCFrontier_v2.0, whole genome shotgun sequence genome harbors these coding sequences:
- the LOC101514702 gene encoding uncharacterized protein, which produces MAFQDFDPIFGEPKVECAPHSSCQLRSFLFHAYAPDSSHLVIHVTDFHSDTWEAHLSLSLLEDIRDIIGIGGSWSEFADYFVTSLKSEDLKLVLEASSNSEGISSAKLVAQKSKGMPLITVPLTKLVDSSASEAVSNLSLSLFKAFKSIKCSLVDVQQRSVQLTNLMAAEKERNETIQLERRQKFQKISDSEKAGVSNNGVQNSPDKQTARDTGTAKVKNRVVPAYRRTKVRGALLRDSDPES; this is translated from the exons ATGGCGTTTCAAGATTTTGATCCAATTTTTGGTGAACCTAAAGTAGAATGTGCACCTCATAGTTCTTGTCAATTGCGTTCTTTTCTGTTCCATGCTTATGCTCCTGATTCTTCTCACCTTGTCATTCATGTCACTGATTTCCACTCTGATACTTGGGAAGCTCATCTTTCACTTTCATTGCTTGAGGACATT AGGGATATTATTGGAATAGGGGGTTCTTGGTCAGAGTTTGCTGATTATTTTGTAACTTCCCTCAAGTCAGAAGATCTGAAGCTGGTTCTAGAGGCAAGTTCAAACTCTGAAG GTATTAGTTCTGCTAAATTAGTTGCTCAAAAATCAAAGGGAATGCCTCTAATCACAGTTCCTCTCACCAAACTTGTGGACTCCAGTGCAAGTGAAGCTGTGTCAAATTTATCCTTGAGCCTATTTAAGGCATTCAAAAGTATTAAATGTTCTCTTGTAGATG TGCAACAACGCTCTGTCCAATTGACAAACCTGATGGCAGCTGAGAAG GAAAGAAATGAAACCATACAACTGGAACGAAggcaaaagtttcaaaaaattagcGACTCGGAGAAAGCAGGCGTTTCTAATAATGGAGTGCAAAACTCTCCAG ATAAGCAAACAGCTCGGGATACAGGTACTGCGAAAGTTAAGAATCGCGTGGTGCCAGCATATCGCAG GACCAAAGTAAGAGGAGCCCTTTTGCGTGACAGTGATCCTGAGTCTTAG
- the LOC101515257 gene encoding ABC transporter G family member 5-like: MKIQGCEVEAIGINYKIHTNKAEHPFKIFSKSPQQLDTKETEEEEEEEARGEKSCSGVRHVLKNVSCQAKPWEILAIVGPSGAGKSTLLEILAGKHSPQKGSVLLNQKPVDKAQFRKLSGYVAQKDTLFPLLTVEETMMFSARLRLKLPQQQLCSRVKLLVHELGLDHVSGTRIGDDRVRGISGGERRRVSIGVEVIHDPKVLILDEPTSGLDSTSALQIIDMLKVMAETRGRTIILSIHQPGFRIVKLFNSLLLLANGSVLHHGTSDLLSLNLRLMGLELPLHVNLVEFAIDSIDTIQQQQQCQVEVQQKKGGDEQQQQYQQQGESKSGKFTLQQLFQQSKVIDEDIINSNGMDFDFSCDFANSRLRETMILTHRFSKNIFRTKELFACRTIQMLISGLVLGSIFCNLKDDLKGTQERVGLFAFILTFLLSSSIEALPIFLQEREILMKETSCGSYRVSSYVIANGLVYLPFLLILAILFTVPLYWLVGLNRNFTAFLHFLLLIWLVLYTANSVVVCFSALVPNFIVGNSVIAGVIGSFFLFSGYFISNHEIPSYWIFMHYISLFKYPFEGFLINEFSNSGKCLEYMFGVCVMKGEDVLKEEGYGGESSRWKNVGVTVCFIIVYRFISYVILRYRCSQRGHQ; the protein is encoded by the coding sequence ATGAAGATTCAAGGATGCGAAGTTGAAGCCATTGGCATCAActacaaaatccacacaaacaaaGCAGAACACCCTTTTAAAATCTTCAGCAAATCACCTCAACAATTAGATACCAAAgaaacagaagaagaagaagaagaggaagcaAGAGGTGAAAAAAGTTGCAGTGGAGTTAGACATGTGTTAAAGAATGTGAGTTGTCAAGCAAAACCATGGGAAATTCTAGCAATTGTTGGACCAAGTGGAGCTGGAAAATCAACACTGCTTGAGATCTTAGCAGGTAAGCACAGTCCACAAAAAGGGTCAGTGTTGTTGAACCAAAAGCCAGTGGACAAAGCTCAGTTCAGAAAGCTATCAGGTTATGTTGCTCAAAAGGACACTTTGTTTCCTTTACTTACAGTTGAAGAAACCATGATGTTCAGTGCAAGGCTAAGGCTAAAGCTACCTCAACAACAACTATGTTCAAGGGTCAAGTTACTGGTTCATGAACTTGGACTGGACCATGTTTCCGGGACTCGAATCGGCGACGATAGAGTCCGAGGTATATCCGGTGGTGAAAGGCGAAGAGTTTCTATTGGTGTTGAAGTTATACATGATCCTAAAGTGTTGATTCTTGATGAACCAACTTCAGGGCTTGATAGTACCTCAGCTTTGCAAATAATTGATATGCTTAAGGTTATGGCTGAAACTAGAGGAAGAACTATAATACTTAGTATACATCAACCTGGTTTCAGAATAGTGAAGCTGTTCAATTCATTGTTGTTGTTAGCTAATGGTTCTGTTTTACACCATGGAACTTCAGATTTACTTAGTTTAAATCTGAGATTAATGGGTCTAGAGCTTCCACTTCATGTTAATTTAGTTGAATTTGCTATTGATTCCATTGATACCATTCAACAACAACAGCAATGTCAGGTGGAAGTGCAACAGAAGAAAGGTGGTGatgaacaacaacaacaatatcaacAACAAGGTGAGAGTAAAAGTGGTAAGTTCACTTTGCAACAGCTATTTCAACAATCTAAAGTAATTGATGAAGATATCATCAATAGTAATGGGATGGATTTCGATTTCTCTTGTGATTTTGCTAATTCTAGATTGAGAGAAACTATGATTCTAACTCATAGATTCTCCAAGAACATATTCCGTACAAAAGAGCTGTTTGCATGTAGGACAATTCAGATGCTGATTTCAGGACTAGTTTTGGGGTCAATCTTTTGTAACCTCAAAGATGATCTAAAAGGAACACAAGAAAGGGTTGGTCTATTTGCTTTTATATTAACTTTTCTGTTATCAAGCAGCATAGAAGCTCTACCAATTTTTCTACAAGAGAGGGAGATTCTCATGAAGGAAACATCATGTGGAAGCTACCGTGTTTCGTCTTATGTTATAGCTAATGGATTAGTTTACTTGCCATTTCTTCTAATCCTAGCCATTTTGTTCACAGTGCCATTATACTGGCTTGTTGGTCTTAACAGAAACTTCACTGCttttctccattttctgttGCTGATATGGCTTGTTCTTTATACAGCAAATTCAGTTGTGGTGTGTTTCAGTGCTCTTGTGCCTAATTTCATTGTTGGGAATTCAGTGATTGCTGGTGTTATAGGTTCTTTTTTCTTGTTCTCTGGTTACTTCATATCAAACCATGAAATTCCTAGTTATTGGATTTTCATGCATTATATATCACTTTTTAAGTATCCCTTTGAAGGGTTTCTGATCAATGAGTTCTCCAACTCGGGGAAGTGCTTGGAGTACATGTTTGGTGTGTGTGTGATGAAGGGTGAGGATGTGCTTAAAGAAGAAGGGTATGGTGGAGAGAGTAGTAGATGGAAGAATGTTGGTGTCACTGTTTGCTTCATCATCGTTTACAGATTCATTTCTTATGTTATTCTTAGATACAGATGCTCACAGAGGGGTCACCAGTGA